The Lysobacter gummosus genome includes a region encoding these proteins:
- a CDS encoding AraC family transcriptional regulator, whose amino-acid sequence MTVVDKALWIIERNSSRELSLPAVAAACGVSRSHLANAFGSATGRPVIQYLRARRLTRAAETLAGGAASIFDVALDAGYGSHEAFTRAFTELFAATPERVRERATTQGLTLVPPLRFQANAQPVLEPPRLAEGDAIRAVGLSRRHGFDSVVGIPIQWQSFMSAYADIRDRIDSMPIGIVGPADENGGFEYVCATQVAQFERVPARLIRVEIPGRRYAVFEHRAHVSTIFATYTAIWNEGLERAGLSPADAPVIERHHPSFDPDTGEGGIALWIPLSP is encoded by the coding sequence ATGACGGTCGTAGACAAAGCGCTGTGGATCATCGAGCGCAATTCCAGCCGTGAACTCAGCCTGCCCGCGGTCGCGGCGGCCTGCGGCGTGTCGCGGTCGCATCTAGCCAACGCCTTCGGCAGCGCGACCGGGCGACCGGTGATCCAGTACCTGCGCGCGCGCCGCCTCACCCGCGCGGCCGAGACGCTAGCCGGCGGCGCGGCGAGCATTTTCGATGTGGCGCTCGATGCCGGCTACGGTTCGCACGAGGCCTTCACCCGCGCCTTCACTGAGCTGTTCGCGGCCACGCCCGAACGCGTGCGCGAGCGCGCCACCACGCAGGGGCTGACGTTGGTGCCGCCGCTGCGGTTTCAGGCGAACGCGCAACCGGTGCTGGAGCCGCCGCGGCTGGCCGAGGGCGACGCGATACGCGCCGTGGGCCTGAGCCGTCGACACGGTTTCGACTCGGTCGTCGGCATTCCGATCCAATGGCAGAGTTTCATGTCCGCTTATGCCGACATCCGCGATCGCATCGACAGCATGCCGATCGGTATCGTCGGCCCGGCCGACGAAAACGGCGGCTTCGAGTACGTGTGCGCGACGCAAGTGGCGCAGTTCGAGCGCGTGCCGGCGCGATTGATCCGGGTGGAGATCCCTGGCCGTCGCTATGCAGTGTTCGAGCATCGCGCGCACGTTTCGACGATCTTCGCCACCTATACCGCCATCTGGAACGAGGGGCTGGAACGGGCCGGACTGAGCCCGGCCGATGCGCCGGTGATCGAACGGCATCACCCCTCGTTCGACCCCGATACCGGCGAAGGCGGAATCGCGCTGTGGATTCCGTTGAGCCCGTGA
- a CDS encoding esterase/lipase family protein, whose product MPNKRFASPEAGHGHGTDLRGIGRLTIDAITGVADLVESVHATIAALPAPLGNPVRDPTRGITGHVYRSVRGITRFVGDALDLAFAQVAPLLDRIDSLPQRDAVIAALNGVLGDHLAATDNPIAIHMRLRSHGQPLRLGRKALAAALPQASGKIVVLVHGLCMNDLQWNWDGHDHGAALAQDDGWTPVYLHYNSGRHISVNGREFASRLERALREWPVPVERLAIVCHSMGGLVARSACHAAERAGHRWLDQLDSLVFLGTPHQGAPLERAGSWFDMLIQLSPYTAPFARLGKIRSAGIQDLRHGNLLDSDWRKHADRVRTDKKRGGGDERADTRTPVPLPQGVRSYAIAVSTDKRDSAKPAASKNAHAAGVDLPSGDGLVPVASALGYHRDPAFDLRIPKSRQWVGYGLHHLDLLGDAQVYAHLRRWLKSGPDR is encoded by the coding sequence ATGCCCAACAAACGCTTCGCCAGCCCCGAGGCCGGCCACGGACACGGCACCGACTTGCGCGGCATCGGCCGCCTCACCATCGACGCCATCACCGGCGTCGCCGACCTGGTCGAATCCGTCCACGCTACCATCGCCGCCTTGCCCGCGCCGCTGGGCAATCCGGTGCGCGATCCCACCCGCGGCATCACCGGGCACGTCTATCGCAGCGTGCGCGGCATCACCCGCTTCGTCGGCGACGCGCTCGATCTGGCCTTCGCCCAGGTCGCGCCCCTGCTGGACCGCATCGATTCGCTGCCGCAACGCGACGCGGTGATCGCCGCGCTCAACGGCGTGCTCGGCGACCATCTGGCCGCGACCGACAATCCGATCGCGATCCACATGCGCCTGCGCAGCCACGGCCAACCGCTGCGGCTTGGACGCAAGGCCTTGGCGGCGGCGCTGCCGCAGGCCAGCGGCAAGATCGTGGTGCTGGTGCACGGCCTATGCATGAACGACCTGCAATGGAACTGGGACGGTCACGACCACGGCGCTGCATTGGCGCAGGACGACGGCTGGACGCCGGTGTATCTGCACTACAACAGCGGCCGGCATATCTCGGTCAACGGCCGCGAATTCGCGTCGCGCCTGGAGCGCGCGCTGCGCGAGTGGCCGGTGCCGGTGGAGCGGCTGGCCATCGTCTGCCACAGCATGGGCGGGCTGGTCGCGCGCAGCGCCTGCCATGCCGCTGAGCGCGCCGGACATCGATGGCTGGATCAACTCGACAGCCTGGTGTTTCTCGGCACCCCGCACCAAGGCGCGCCGCTGGAGCGCGCCGGCAGCTGGTTCGACATGTTGATCCAGCTCAGCCCGTACACCGCGCCGTTCGCGCGGCTCGGCAAAATCCGCAGCGCGGGCATCCAGGACCTGCGCCACGGCAATTTGCTGGATTCGGATTGGCGCAAGCACGCAGACCGCGTGCGCACCGACAAAAAACGCGGTGGAGGCGACGAGCGCGCGGACACGCGCACGCCGGTTCCGCTGCCGCAGGGCGTACGCAGTTACGCGATCGCGGTATCGACCGACAAGCGCGATTCCGCGAAACCTGCCGCTTCAAAAAACGCGCACGCCGCCGGTGTCGATCTGCCATCCGGCGATGGCCTCGTGCCGGTCGCCAGCGCGCTGGGTTATCACCGTGATCCCGCCTTCGATCTGCGTATTCCAAAGTCGCGGCAATGGGTGGGTTACGGCTTGCACCACCTGGACCTGCTCGGCGACGCGCAGGTGTACGCGCACCTGCGGCGTTGGCTGAAGTCGGGGCCGGACCGATGA
- a CDS encoding class I SAM-dependent methyltransferase gives MTDPDNANNRRTVAAYEDYARSYAQAVSATPSAGEAEGLRRLAAAVPACGRVLDIGSGPGWEADFLETLGLQVRRTDVTESFLQFQIERGKSAYRFDVLSDEIADTYDGMLMLYVLQHFERGQLDGVLRKLARGLTANGALLLSHFLGEGETWEGDAQDYRFVRWSSQALDERLTQAGFTVEWENFDESASEERPWRRVLARKHG, from the coding sequence ATGACTGATCCCGACAACGCCAATAACCGCCGCACCGTGGCGGCTTACGAAGATTACGCGCGCAGCTATGCGCAGGCGGTATCGGCCACGCCGTCGGCCGGCGAGGCCGAAGGCCTGCGACGATTGGCCGCGGCCGTCCCGGCCTGCGGCCGCGTGCTGGATATCGGCTCCGGGCCGGGCTGGGAAGCCGACTTCCTCGAGACCCTCGGCCTGCAGGTTCGCCGCACCGACGTGACCGAATCGTTTCTTCAGTTCCAGATCGAGCGCGGCAAATCGGCCTACCGGTTCGATGTGTTGAGCGATGAGATCGCAGACACCTACGACGGCATGCTGATGCTGTACGTGTTGCAACACTTCGAACGCGGGCAACTGGACGGCGTGTTGCGCAAGCTGGCTCGCGGCCTGACCGCGAACGGTGCGCTGCTGCTGTCGCATTTTCTCGGCGAGGGCGAAACCTGGGAAGGCGATGCGCAGGACTATCGCTTCGTGCGCTGGTCGAGCCAGGCGCTGGACGAACGCCTGACGCAAGCCGGATTCACGGTGGAGTGGGAGAACTTCGACGAAAGCGCGAGCGAGGAACGGCCTTGGCGCCGGGTGCTGGCACGCAAGCACGGTTGA
- a CDS encoding phosphocholine-specific phospholipase C: MISSNRRDFLKLAGGAAALSLLPPSIRAALATPAARVTGTIQDVQHVVILMQENRSFDHYLGALRGVRGFDDPRPIPLPGGKTVFEQPKSATSPNNVVLPFHLDTASTAAHCLADIDHSWKGAYSRWKDYNAWISVKGPMCMGHFTRQDMPFYYALADAFTVCDAYYCSHHGPTNPNRMHLFAGTSGMTVGDLGPQAVNNADDGNWTADMARDNPNFAGHRWTTYAERLQNAGIAWRVYQEHDNYGDNSLAYFANFRKLDTNSELYKRGRAWAPGSTAENATKSRGEYLIADFAKDVRENKLPAVSWIVPSYIMSEHPAATPAYGESLTARLLEALVANPEVWSKTVFIINYDENGGFFDHVPAPLPAINSDLGKSTVDTATENYNGIPVGLGVRVPMFVISPWSKGGWVNSQVFDHTSVLRFLESRFGIAEPNISAWRRTVAGDLSTAFDFDTPNTSFPVLPSTSATMANADASCKLAKPAAPAQPSMPRQERGQRLARALPYELRVDGRIEASSGRYWLDFGNDGIAGACYNVYAGNRTDGPWYYTLDAGTQLSDYWSAKQYTKGIYDLSAYGPNGFLRVFRGDLNKALTATGANPEVSVRHDAAAEQLTLTLVNTGKAACRLTLKPNRYSSAAARTFDLAPGARTSATWPLATSRHWYDFSVTSNTDAGYLRRFAGHAENGSDSVSDPAIGA; this comes from the coding sequence TTGATCTCCTCGAATCGTCGCGATTTCCTCAAACTCGCAGGCGGCGCCGCCGCGCTGAGCCTGTTGCCCCCTTCGATCCGCGCCGCCCTGGCCACGCCCGCCGCGCGCGTGACCGGCACGATCCAGGACGTCCAGCATGTGGTCATCCTGATGCAGGAGAACCGCTCGTTCGATCATTACCTGGGCGCGCTGCGCGGCGTGCGCGGCTTCGACGATCCGCGGCCGATTCCGCTGCCCGGCGGCAAGACCGTGTTCGAGCAGCCCAAGTCGGCGACCAGCCCGAACAACGTGGTGCTGCCGTTCCACCTGGACACCGCCAGCACCGCCGCGCATTGCCTGGCCGACATCGATCACAGCTGGAAGGGCGCGTATTCGCGCTGGAAGGACTACAACGCCTGGATCTCGGTCAAGGGCCCGATGTGCATGGGCCACTTCACCCGCCAGGACATGCCGTTCTACTACGCCCTGGCCGATGCGTTCACCGTGTGCGATGCCTATTACTGCTCGCATCACGGCCCGACCAATCCCAACCGCATGCATTTGTTCGCCGGCACCAGCGGCATGACCGTGGGCGATCTGGGCCCGCAGGCGGTCAACAACGCCGACGACGGCAACTGGACCGCCGACATGGCGCGCGACAACCCCAACTTCGCCGGGCATCGCTGGACCACCTACGCCGAGCGCCTGCAGAACGCCGGCATCGCCTGGCGCGTGTACCAGGAGCACGACAACTACGGCGACAACTCGCTGGCCTACTTCGCCAACTTCCGTAAGCTCGATACCAACTCGGAACTTTACAAGCGCGGCCGGGCGTGGGCGCCGGGTTCCACCGCGGAAAACGCCACCAAGTCGCGCGGCGAGTACTTGATCGCCGATTTCGCCAAGGACGTGCGTGAAAACAAGTTGCCGGCGGTGTCGTGGATCGTGCCGTCGTACATCATGAGCGAGCATCCGGCGGCGACGCCGGCCTACGGCGAGTCGCTGACCGCGCGCTTGCTGGAAGCGCTGGTGGCCAATCCGGAGGTCTGGTCGAAGACGGTGTTCATCATCAACTACGACGAGAACGGCGGCTTCTTCGATCACGTGCCGGCGCCGTTGCCGGCGATCAATTCGGACCTGGGCAAGAGCACGGTCGATACCGCAACCGAGAACTACAACGGCATTCCGGTCGGCCTGGGCGTGCGCGTGCCCATGTTCGTGATCTCGCCCTGGAGCAAGGGCGGCTGGGTCAATTCGCAGGTGTTCGACCACACCTCGGTGCTGCGTTTCCTGGAATCGCGCTTCGGCATCGCCGAACCCAACATCAGCGCGTGGCGGCGCACCGTCGCCGGCGATCTGAGCACCGCCTTCGACTTCGACACGCCCAACACCAGCTTTCCGGTGCTGCCCAGCACCAGCGCGACGATGGCCAACGCCGACGCCAGCTGCAAGCTCGCCAAACCCGCCGCGCCGGCGCAGCCGAGCATGCCGCGGCAGGAACGCGGCCAGCGTCTGGCGCGCGCGCTGCCCTACGAGTTGCGCGTGGACGGCCGCATCGAAGCCTCCAGCGGCCGCTACTGGCTGGACTTCGGCAACGACGGCATCGCCGGCGCCTGTTACAACGTCTATGCCGGCAATCGCACCGACGGCCCGTGGTACTACACGCTCGATGCCGGCACGCAGTTGTCGGATTACTGGAGCGCCAAGCAATACACGAAGGGAATCTACGACCTGTCGGCCTACGGCCCGAACGGTTTCCTGCGCGTGTTCCGCGGCGATCTGAACAAGGCGCTGACGGCGACCGGCGCCAATCCGGAAGTCTCGGTTCGCCACGACGCCGCCGCCGAGCAACTGACGCTGACCCTGGTCAACACCGGCAAGGCCGCATGCCGGCTGACCTTGAAGCCCAACCGCTACAGCAGCGCGGCCGCGCGTACTTTCGACCTGGCTCCCGGCGCGCGCACGAGCGCGACCTGGCCGCTGGCGACCAGCCGTCATTGGTACGACTTCAGCGTCACCTCCAACACCGACGCCGGTTATCTGCGCCGCTTCGCCGGTCACGCCGAGAACGGATCGGACAGCGTCAGCGATCCGGCCATCGGGGCCTGA